Genomic DNA from Buchnera aphidicola (Nurudea shiraii):
TTTTTTAATCCAATAATACTAAAAAATTCTAAAAATACTTTACAAATTAATTTTGACAGATTGAAATACTGGAAAAACAATGGTGCTTTAATATCTAATAGAGTAAAAAGTTTAATTAAGAAATCTATTAAAAACACAACAATCATAAAAGAGCTAAAAATATAAATACTAAAACTAAAAATTATAAAAATTTAACTATCGCTCAGTTCGGAGCACCTTATGGTATATTAGGATGGATTCACGTATTTTCTTTTACAGAAAAAAACTACAATATTTTTAACTATCTGCCATGGTTTATAAAAATAAAAAAAGAAAAGAATATTATACATGTTTCTAATTGGAAAAAAAAACAAAAACACTTCATAATAAAAATAAAAAATATTGAAAGTCGCTCTATTGTTCAAAAATTAACTAATCATTATATTAATATTGAAAGAAACTCACTTCCAAAACTAAAAGCTAATAATTATTACTGGAGAGATATAATAAATTGTAACGCTATAAATGAAAGCAATGAGTTTTTAGGAACAGTTAGTAATATAATTAGAACTTCTTCAAATGACATACTAGTTATTAAACGTCAACAAACCAACAAAAAAAAAGATATTTTAATACCTTT
This window encodes:
- the rimM gene encoding ribosome maturation factor RimM (Essential for efficient processing of 16S rRNA) gives rise to the protein MAQFGAPYGILGWIHVFSFTEKNYNIFNYLPWFIKIKKEKNIIHVSNWKKKQKHFIIKIKNIESRSIVQKLTNHYINIERNSLPKLKANNYYWRDIINCNAINESNEFLGTVSNIIRTSSNDILVIKRQQTNKKKDILIPFVLKNIIKKVNIEKKTIIVNWDDTLEQKY
- the rpsP gene encoding 30S ribosomal protein S16, whose protein sequence is MVKIRLSRLGAKKRPFYQIVVSDNRSPRNGKFIEKIGFFNPIILKNSKNTLQINFDRLKYWKNNGALISNRVKSLIKKSIKNTTIIKELKI